Genomic window (Pirellulales bacterium):
CGACCATCAGCAGCGTAAAGACGTGGTTTCGCATTCCTCCGCCACAGACGGCCCGACAGAGCTCGCGGCCGCCGTGCGGCAGCAGCTCGGCGTCGAGAATCAACATGTCCGGCCGCTCGCTGGCAGCCGCTTCAGCCGCTTGTCGAGGTTCGACAACTTCCAGCGGTGCCATGCCCAGCAGGTCGAGGAACTTCGACAGCGATACCAGCATCGACTGGCTGCGCGAAACGAGCAGTACCTTGAGGGGAGTAGTCGGTTTCATGAGCTAACCGTGTGGGTGCGAGGTGACTGCGAGAAGTGACCGAGCGTGCTGCTCGGGTGCCGAGGCGCCGTGCCCCTTTTCGGATCGGTCGGCTATGCAAAGTGTATGTCGCATCGCGCCCGTTTCGGGTAGCGCGAGTTCACAAGCATTGCAAAATCTGCCTACCCGACGGGCCGCATCGTGCGGACCGCAGCGATGACAACGGAGATGAGGCCGGCCGGCCGGTTGTGCGAGCTGGTGCGAACAGGACACTTGCCCGCTCCGCGCGACGCCCTGCGGCGTGGGCGGGCGTACGTTCAGCGGTCGATGGCGTGCGACTAGGGTAATCCGACCCGGCTGACGCTGGCGGGGTATCAGCAGCCCGTCAAGGTGGGGCTGCGGCACCAGAAAATTCGTTCCGCCGAGCACTCCGCTTAAATGCTAGAGTTGGGGTGCAAGTCATTGGATCGCAACCTCACTTCTCACGGTCCACGCAGCGCGCTAGTCATCAAATTGCGGCCCGTGTGTTATCCGTGCAGGCGTAGGCCAAGACTGCGTAGCGGACGACCAAATGCTGGCCTAGGGGCGTACGAGCGGACGAGCGAACATGCAAACGCAAGTAATGGAAAAACGGGTCGTAGGCGTACCCTGGCTCGAGCGCTACCGCGAGGGCATGGATCCCTTACAGCATCCGCTGCATTCGTTTCCGTACTCGATTGGCCGCGTCGAGTCGGCCGACCTGCAAATCGATGACAGCCGTGTTTCGCGCGAGCACGCTGTGATCTTGCGAGAAGGAAAGACCTATCGCGTGCGCGACCTGCACAGTACCAATGGCACGCTTTTGAACGGCCAGCGCGTGCAGGACGCCGAACTGAACGATGGCGACATCCTGGTGATCGCCGATGTCGAGTTCACGTTCTACACCGAACGTTCGGGCCGTTCTTATTCGATGGCCACCGAAGTCATGAAAGGCGACCCCGCGGCTGCCGAAGAGGGGCAGGCTCGCGCCTTGGTCCGCGCTGTCCGTTCGCTGCAACAATCTTTGACGCAGCGAGCGGTGGACGTGCAATTCCGGCCGATCGTCGATCTATCGACCCAGCGTGTCTTCGGATACGCGGCACAACGCTCGGCCAGCGAAGAATCGGCAGGCACCTACGAGCAATTGGTATTGGGCGCGGCCCAACGGATCGCCGGACAGCTTTATCAAATGACACGGCTCGAGGCCCTGGCCGAAGCTGGACGTCATGGATTGGGCGAGAATCTGTTTTTGGCGGTCGAAGCCGTCGAGATCGGCAGTGACGCCCTGTTGGACTCGCTGGCGGGACTGGCGCGATCGGGTTCGGGCAGTCAACGATTGATCGTCATGATTCCGGAAGCCGTGGTGTGCGACATTCCCTACTTCCAGACGTTGCGTCTGGGGCTGCGTGATCTGGGAATCCGCACCGCCTATCACGGCTTTGCCGGCACACGCGCGCAGGTGACCGAGAAGCAGGCCATTGCGCCCGACTTCCTCATGCTGGCGCCCACGCTGACGACCGGCATTCATCGGCAGGCCGAACGTCAACGGCAAGTGCAGGCCGTGATTCGCGCCTGTCACGATTTGGGATGCCACGCGATCGCCACGGGCGTGCAGGCCGAAGACGAGCTGCGCGTTTGCCGCGAGCTCGGCTGCCTGTACGGCGAAGGGACCGTGTTTGGCCAGCCGGCGCGAGCCCGCACATGCGTCAATCGGTCCGAAGATTCTCTCAACGATACGTCCTTGCACAGGTGATATGTGGCTTCCCAGGCGACCAGATGCCGTGAACCGATTCTCGGCTACGAGGTGATCGAACGCATTGGCGCCGGCGGCTACGGCGAAGTGTGGAAGGCTACCGCTCCGGGCGGCCTGTGCAAAGCGATCAAATTCGTCTACGGCTTTCTGGACGACGAACGGGCCACACGCGAGCTAAAGGCCCTGTCGCGCGTGAAGCTCGTGCGGCACCCGTTCTTGCTGTCGCTGGAACGCATCGAAGTGGTCGACGGCCAATTGGTGATCATCACCGAATTGGCCGATCAAAGCCTGAAGGACCGTCACGAGCAGTGCAAGGCGGCCGGCATGGTAGGCGTGCCGCGCGACGAGCTCCTTGGATACCTGCGCGATGCGGCCGATGCGCTGGATTACATGCGGGAGAAGTATTCGCTACAGCATCTCGACGTAAAGCCAGAGAACCTGTTGCTTCTCGGCAATCACGTCAAAGTGGCCGATTTCGGACTGGTCAAAGATATCAACGATACGCGGGCCTCGATGATGGGAGGCCTGACCCCGATTTATGCGTCGCCCGAGGTATTCGACGATCGTCCCAGCCAGTGCAGCGACCAGTACAGCCTGGCGATCGTTTATCAAGAGCTGCTGACCGATACACTGCCGTTTCCGGGCAAGACAACCGCGCAGTTGGCGGCGCAGCATCTACAGAGCCGGGCCCGCCTGACGGCGCTGCCGCCGCAGGACAAGGCGATCATCGACCGCGCGTTGTCGAAGGCGCCCGAAGCACGCTTCCCCGATTGCCGCGCGATGGTCGACGCGTTGATCGCCGCGGGCCGCTCGAAAACGACGTCCCGCAATACCACGACAAGCGGCGACACCACACCGCTGGCCGCGCACGATACGCATCCAGTAAGGCCTGCCATGGCACCGCAGCCGCAAGCGCAAGGGACGCCAGAAGGGCGCACCCAGACGCTCGACGAGTGCCGCGTGGAAATATCGACACGGGCCAGCGCGTCGACGGCGACCACGGCGCCGCGGGTGCGACTGGCACCCACGATTCGCGACCTCGAGCCCCTGGAAGTGCCTGCGGAAGCATTCCTGAGGCCGACGTTATTCGTAGGAATCGGCGGAACGGCTACGGTGGTGCTGGGGCAATTGCGTCGTCGATTGCAGGATCGCTTTGGCCGACTCGACAAAATGCCGGCCGTGCGGTTGATGGCCATTGATACCGACACCGAGAGTCTGGCGCAGAACACCCAACAAGGGGACGAATCGGCCCTGGCCGCCAACGAGTCGCTGGCGCTGCCGTTGCGCCGCTCGGAAGAATATCGCGGCGGCTCGGTAAAGCTGCTGGAATGGATGAGCCGCCGCTGGCTCTACAACATTCCCCGTTCGCTGCAAACCGAAGGGCTACGGCCGCTCGGGCGGCTGGCCTTTGTGGATCATGGCAAGGAATTGGCCACGAAACTGCGCACGGCGCTGGCTGCGATTTCGGATCCGCAGGCCCTGGCCGCGACCGCCGAGTTCGTGGGGACGCCGTTGCACGATGCCGGACCACGCGTCGTGCTGGTAGCGTCGATCTCGGGCGGAACCGGAAGCGGCATGGCACTGGATGCTGCTTACCTGCTGGACAAGTTGACGAAGGAACGTGGGCTGCCCGCCGAGGCGCAGAATGTCGTGTTGCTGCATTCGACCGGGCGCAATCCAGGGGCGCACGATTTGGCCGTGGCCAACGCCCATGCCACGCTGACGGAGCTGGCGCACTATTTCGACCGCGGCTACCCTGGGGAGCCGGCCTGCGACCTGGCGCCACTCGAACCGGAGCAAGCGCGACTGCCCGGCATGTATCTCGTGCATCTAGGGGGCGAATTGGGCGAAAGCGAATTGCCGGCTGCCGCCGGATCGGTGGCGGACTATCTGTACCTGACCTGTGCCACGCCGGCCGCGGCCTGGTTCGATGCGGCGCGGCAGCAAACCGCCTCGGCCGCGGAAGGCGCAGCGGCACCGCACGACGCGGCACTGCGCACGTTTGGCGTTTATCACTTGGGCTGCTCGCGCGACTTGATCGCCGCGGCGGCTGACGAAACGTGCGTAGCACTTATCGAGCGCTGGTGTGGAGAACGGCAAGGGCGGCGTCCCGAGTCGGCAAATCTGCAAAACGGTAACGGCGATGGCGCACCCTCCGGAGCCTGGTCGAATGCCGAAATCGATCGCCAGGTGCGCGGGCGGATCGCCATGATGGCGCTTTCGACCGACGACATCCTGCTCGGTTTGCAACAAGTTGCCGAACGCACGTTCGGCGCGGACGTTGAAGGGTACCTGCGCGACGCCGTTGCCAAAGCGTTAGCGGCCAGCCCCAAGGAGCCCACGGCTGACGAGGATCAAACCGAGCGGCACCCGCTGCTGGTAGCGATCGACCAGCTGGTTGCGCCGGCAATCGATGCCGAGACCGTAGGCGATGCGCCGTCATTGGCAACGGCCATCGAAGCCCACGTCAAGGAAAGCGTGCGGCTCCAAGGTGGCAGCGTGCGGGCTTGGGCCGCTGAACTGGTCGACCAGCCTGGCGCACGTCTCAAGGGTGCCACGCGTGCCGTGGATGGCGTGGTGCGGCAAGTGCGCGAATTGCGAGACAATGCCCAAAAAATGCGCTCGCAAACCGGCGAGCAGCTGCGCGGCGTGGCAACAGCGTTGGTCCGGTCACGGCTTAAAACGCGCGGCTGGTCAGGTTTGGGCGGAGCCAATCAGGCGGCCAGCGAGTTGCAAACGCGACTGGTGCAGTATGCCGATTTGAAGTTCCTCGATACGGTGCTTACGGCGGTTACGAAGTTTGCGCAGCTCTTGAGCTGGGAGCTGTCGAGTATCGGCGAGCAACTGACCGAGGCACAGCGCGAACTTGCCCAAACGGCTGCGGCGTTTGCAACTGCCGATAACCACGCGCGTCGGAATTCGGCGCACGGGAACGATGCCGCAAGCGCGATCGCCACGGGCGTGCGTGAAATGCTGCACGCGCAAGTTTCGGCCCTGGCGACGAAATTGGATGTGTATTTTCAACAGGAATTCACGCGGCGGCATGGAGGTCTGGCGGCGGGGCTGGCGCAGGGCGCGGAGTTTCACAAAGAGCTGGCGACGGCGATGCACGTGCAGGCGCGGGCCGCGGTGCTGGACGTCGTTCGCGCGGCTGGCATCGGCCAGAAGATGCTGGCAAAGGATTCCGGCGACGATCGTCATGATCTGATGCGAGCCTGCCTGGCTGACGCCACGCCGGGCCTGATGGCTTGTGGCGGCGATCGGCGGCTGCTGATGGTCACCTCGGAACAATCGGACGCGGGGCCGCTGGCGCAGGCCGTTACCGAAGTCACCAGTCGGGCTCCTTCGCTGGTGGTCGATCCAGCGGGTGAACCGGTGCTGTGTTACGAAGTGGCAGGAATGCCGCTAACAAACGCCGCGGCGTCGCTCGTCGAGAATCAACCGCATTGCGCACAGTTGGCGGCACGACTGCACACGCGTTGCGACATCGACTGGCTGCCGCTGACGTACGACGCGTGATCAAGGGACGATTACTGTACAAGAGTGCGAGTGTTCCCCCGCATGCTTCGTCTAGTCGACGACGATCACCTTGAACTCGGCTGAGTTGGTCTTTAGTTCTGGGGCATACATGCCCGATCCACGGGCCGGCAAGGCGCTGAACCGGCCGGGAGTTTCTGCCCGCATGCGATACGAGACGCTGTGTTTTCCGCGCGCGAGCGAGCGCACGAAGAATGCAACCCGGTTATCGCGCAACTCGGTGTAAGCGCCTAGTCCGCCGGCACTGTAGCCGCTGCGGACTTCTTCGGGTTCAAAGCCGGCCGGCTTCATGTCTTCGAAGAGCAAATACTCGTAATCGTTCTTGCTGTCGATGACGAGCTCGATTTCCACGCAGTCGCCGCTGGTGAGGCTGGCCAGATCGAGAATCTCACGGCGTTCGAGTTTCTCGACGCGCTGGTCGATGGCTTGTCCTTGCGGGCCGGCTACCTTTACGTTTTTGTCGGCCGGTACGAGCTTGTAGTAGTGACGTTCGACTTTGATCTCGAGCCCGGCGGCGGCTATGGGGTCTTCCAGCGTGAAGTTGGTGAGATAGGCGTTGTAGTAGAGCGGGCCGCGGCCGCGCTTGCGCAGTTCGATCGTATGCTCGCCCGACTCGACGCCTTCGCGCTCGAGGACAAGCGAAGCGTCAAAAGTGAACAGATTTTCAGCCGTGATCGAGACTTCTTTGCGTTTGAGGCCGTCGATCCACAATTCGATGGTCATATCCGGCGCGGACTCGCCGCTGGCGCGCCAGAACTCGGCCAGCGCGGCGACGCACAGGGCCGTGTCGCGCGTCGAATTCCAATAGGTGCCGTGCTTGCGATTGTTCAACAGGTACTTGGCCAGCCGCGCGGTCACGTCTGCTTGCGGGCTGGTGCGCACGAGAAGCTTCAGGTAATAGGCCATGGCCTCGACGTCGCTGCCGTACCAATTCCACCAGGCGTTCCCCTCGGGCAGGCGCAAATAAGCCGTCTGATTCTCGTCGTCTTGCACGACGTACTGCTCGATATTGCGCAGGATCATTGCCAACCGCTCGTGCTGGCCCAGTTTGTCGAGTGCCAGGCCCAGGAGTGCCTTGGCATAGATGGCCAATTCGGTGCGATCGCGATACAGGGCGTCTTGCATCGGATCGCTCGCGATTCCGCCATCGACCAGCACCATGTAAACCAGCGTGTCGACGTTGTCGGCCTTCTCTTTATAGGGAGTCTTCTTGCTGGGGGCGCGACCGAGCAGACGAAGCTGCTCGTCCTGATACTGGGTGAGCCAGGCCAGGCCGCGGGCCAGCATTTCTGGTGGTACCACGGCGCCGGCCGCCTGGGCCACTTGCAGACCGTGTACCACGGTGGCCGTGGTGTGTGGCCACGATCGTTCGCCCCAGCCAGAGAACCAACCCCAGCCGCCGTCCGAGACCTGCATCTCGGCCAAGGCCTGCACTCCGTCGGCCACCATGCGGCGGACTTCTTGCTCGTCGAAGACCGGATTGCGCTCGAATCGGTGTCCGCCGCCGGCGCGCTGTGCGGGGGCACCGATTTCTTGCGCGTTCAGGTTGGTGCGTTTCTCGCGGATATCGGCCAGGTTCAGCTTCATGTCGACCAACACACGCTGGGCGACGACCGTGGGCAGAAACCGATTCAATGTCTGCTCGGTACAGCCATAGGGATAGTCGACCATGTAGGGCAGCGCGTCGACCAATGCCCCCGCCAGAGTTGGCGAATAGCGGATCTCGAGCCGCGATTGCTCCACGCGGCGCTTATCCGGCACGCGGATCGTGAATTTGCCGAGACTATCGTCGGGCCGGATCGCGCCGGCAAAGCTTTCGGTCTTGAACATGCCATGCACATAGGCCGGAAAACGCATCTCGACCGCATCCGACTCTTCGTCGGTGAGGGCTTTCATGCGCACCACGGCCTGGCCTTCGCCCGCGACGCGAACGCGCCAATCCACACGCTGTTCACCGCCGGCCTCGATTGTTACGGTGCGTACCAGGTCGTCGAGCGGGCTGAGCACCGGGCCATCGAGATCGAGTGCGACCTGCACGCTTTTCGACGTGGACAAATAGTTGTGCACGTTGGCCGAAAGCACGACTTCGTCGGTCTCGACAAAGAACCGTGGAGCTTGCATTCGCACCAGCAGATTCTTGCGGGTGACGACCTCGGCGTCTCCTTGCCCCACGCGCGTGCCCGAGCCGAGTCCCCAGACTTTTACTTTCCAAGTGGTGAGATTCTCGGGCATTTTGAAGCGCACCGTGGCGGTGCCATCCGCAGCGGTCGTAATCGCGCCGGCCCAGAATGCCGTATCGGCAAAGTTCGAGCGGACGGTGGGCTCGACCAGCGCGGATGCCAGAGATTGTGTTTTTTCGTCGGCACCGAAATCCCCCTGCCTATAGTGAACCAGTGGTTCGCTTGTAGGAGCAGGCGCGGCCGATAGCATCATTGGGGACGCGCGCATGAGACGACTTCCTGCTAGGCCTCCTTCGCTTAAAGTCGTGCGGTCATAGTCTTCGTTGGCCTGATCACCGTCTTTGTCGATTTGCTCATCCGCCACACCGCGACCAAAGATGCCCAAGTTCTGCATAACCGGTTGACCGGATTTGACCAGGTTGTGGCCATTCCATTGCAGGCTTGATTCGCTCGTGGGGTAATGGCTGCGCCGCCACTTCCAGAAGAACTCTTTGATATTCTGCACGTTCGATCCGCCGGCGATGTACTCGACGCTCTTGTCATAGACTGCCACGACGGTCGAGCCAACAAACGGCTGGCCCAGGAAATCGGTCAGCTTGAAGCGCACTTCCGCCTCTTGGCCCGGTTTATAGTCGGCGGCCGAGGGCTCGACGGCCACGTTCAACACGCGCGACTCGGGCGGGACGACGATCTCGCGGGTTTCGGTATAGAGTTGACCGTCGGCCACGGTGACCGCTTCGACGAAGAAATTCGGCATGTCCTTTTGCGCGACCGCGAACTCTTCGACGGTGCTTTTGCCTGAGAGGCGGATAACTTTGGGCGCAAGATAGCTGCCGTTCGAGGGACGGAGAAACAAGAGCACTGTGGCATCCGCCTTGTCGACGTTGATCAGCAGGCGGACTTTGCCGCCCGGCTGATATGCGCGTGCGTCGGCGACCAATTCCAGATGATTAAATCGAAAACCGGCACCGGTAAAACCTTGGCCGCGGACGGTGAACAGGTAGCCCCCTTCGATCGTGTGCTCCGCAGCATCAGTCACCTGATACGACAGGCGGTACTGGCCGGCTGCCGCGGCCGCGAGCTTTTGTGCGGCGTGTCCCTGGTCGTCGGTATCGAGATTCCAATCCTGCACGGCGGTTTCGATTGGCTTGCGCGCGGCATCGTAGGTGATCTTGTAGAGCGTCAGCTTGCCGGCCCCTTGAACCGGTTGCCGGTCGAGCGTATGCGCCGAGAAACTGGCTTGGATCGTGTCCCCCGCACGGTAGAAGCCGCGATCGACCCAGGCCACGACCTGAAACGGCCGTCGGGCCACCAGCACACGGCCCGAACCGACAATCGTGCGGCGCGATTCATCGACGACTTCGGCCGTGATCTGATATTCCTGATCCGCATCGCCGTGCAACTCTTTGGCGAGCGTCGTGTCAATGTCGATCGAAACGGTGCCATCGGGTCCGACCGGCACCTCGGCCTCGGCCACGATTTCCGGCGGTTGGTTTCGGACCGGCCACCACGAGGCGACTGGTCGCCGGCAACCCCACTCGCGCCAGCCTGGGTACCACGCGTAGTCCGACGCATACCACCCGTAGCCGGTACCGTAGAGCCAGTCCCAAGCGCCGACAGGGAACCAACGCTCGGTATAGCTCGTGCGCAAGACTTTGTAGCGGACCTTGGCGTGCGTTACCGGCGCGCCGAAATAATAGCGCGCTTTGACCGTGGCCGTGATCTTGTCCCCCAGCATCACGGGCGTCTTTGGTGCGTCGACCGTGACTTCGAACTCGGGCTTCTTGTACTCCTCGACGCGGAAGCTGCCGCCGCCGTGGTTCTCGATCAGCAGCTGATAGACTCCCAGCATGGCGTCAAGCGGCAGCGGATACTCGCCGTCGATGCCGCCATATTCGTCAGCCGTTACCTCGCGTTCGACGAGCTTGTCTCCGCGCGGATTGACGATTTGCACTTTGAATTTCTGGCCGGCAAAGCTCGAACCGTCGGCATCGTATTGCGCTTGGCGAATCCAGAATTTGTATTTTGCCGTCTGAGCCGGCCGATAGACGGGCCGATCGGTGATCGTGAAGACCTTGGTGGCGTTGTATTGCTGATCGGAATAGTTACCGTGCCAGGCGTTGGTAAAGCCGAGGAAAGCGAATCGGCCCGAGCCGGCCTTGGCAGTAATCAGCCAGGAATAATCGGCGCGATTTTGTGGTGCATCGACGAGCACCTGGCCCGTGGCATCGGTCTGATAGGTGGTGTTCGACGTTTCGACTTGGGGACGGTTGCGGCCCGCTTGCTTCATGTGGTAACCGAACAATTCCAGGGTCGCGCCGGCCAGTGGCTGCCCTGTCACGGCATCGGCCACATAGTAGTAGGTCTGGCCGGCCATCGGCTTTTTGACAATCGCGGTGTCGGCCACCCACAGCACGATACGGCTGGTGTTGCCGTCGGCCATGGTCGCTGTAACCAGGTAGGCTCCGGCCTTCGTCAGCGGAGTCTTTACCGTAATGCGCTTGTCGAAGTGCCGGTCGCGTGGCTCCATGTCAAGATCCCAGGCTGCGACCTGCTTGCCGACGTATTGCTTCTGGTCTTGTTCGACCAGGCGATAGCCGATGTCCCCCACGTTGATCTTTTGCCAGTCGAGCTGCGGCTGGTTCGAGCGAAGATAGGCCTTTACGTCGGCCAGCAATTTTTCGACGTCGATCTGCTGGGCC
Coding sequences:
- a CDS encoding tubulin-like doman-containing protein, translating into MIERIGAGGYGEVWKATAPGGLCKAIKFVYGFLDDERATRELKALSRVKLVRHPFLLSLERIEVVDGQLVIITELADQSLKDRHEQCKAAGMVGVPRDELLGYLRDAADALDYMREKYSLQHLDVKPENLLLLGNHVKVADFGLVKDINDTRASMMGGLTPIYASPEVFDDRPSQCSDQYSLAIVYQELLTDTLPFPGKTTAQLAAQHLQSRARLTALPPQDKAIIDRALSKAPEARFPDCRAMVDALIAAGRSKTTSRNTTTSGDTTPLAAHDTHPVRPAMAPQPQAQGTPEGRTQTLDECRVEISTRASASTATTAPRVRLAPTIRDLEPLEVPAEAFLRPTLFVGIGGTATVVLGQLRRRLQDRFGRLDKMPAVRLMAIDTDTESLAQNTQQGDESALAANESLALPLRRSEEYRGGSVKLLEWMSRRWLYNIPRSLQTEGLRPLGRLAFVDHGKELATKLRTALAAISDPQALAATAEFVGTPLHDAGPRVVLVASISGGTGSGMALDAAYLLDKLTKERGLPAEAQNVVLLHSTGRNPGAHDLAVANAHATLTELAHYFDRGYPGEPACDLAPLEPEQARLPGMYLVHLGGELGESELPAAAGSVADYLYLTCATPAAAWFDAARQQTASAAEGAAAPHDAALRTFGVYHLGCSRDLIAAAADETCVALIERWCGERQGRRPESANLQNGNGDGAPSGAWSNAEIDRQVRGRIAMMALSTDDILLGLQQVAERTFGADVEGYLRDAVAKALAASPKEPTADEDQTERHPLLVAIDQLVAPAIDAETVGDAPSLATAIEAHVKESVRLQGGSVRAWAAELVDQPGARLKGATRAVDGVVRQVRELRDNAQKMRSQTGEQLRGVATALVRSRLKTRGWSGLGGANQAASELQTRLVQYADLKFLDTVLTAVTKFAQLLSWELSSIGEQLTEAQRELAQTAAAFATADNHARRNSAHGNDAASAIATGVREMLHAQVSALATKLDVYFQQEFTRRHGGLAAGLAQGAEFHKELATAMHVQARAAVLDVVRAAGIGQKMLAKDSGDDRHDLMRACLADATPGLMACGGDRRLLMVTSEQSDAGPLAQAVTEVTSRAPSLVVDPAGEPVLCYEVAGMPLTNAAASLVENQPHCAQLAARLHTRCDIDWLPLTYDA
- a CDS encoding EAL domain-containing protein, which produces MQTQVMEKRVVGVPWLERYREGMDPLQHPLHSFPYSIGRVESADLQIDDSRVSREHAVILREGKTYRVRDLHSTNGTLLNGQRVQDAELNDGDILVIADVEFTFYTERSGRSYSMATEVMKGDPAAAEEGQARALVRAVRSLQQSLTQRAVDVQFRPIVDLSTQRVFGYAAQRSASEESAGTYEQLVLGAAQRIAGQLYQMTRLEALAEAGRHGLGENLFLAVEAVEIGSDALLDSLAGLARSGSGSQRLIVMIPEAVVCDIPYFQTLRLGLRDLGIRTAYHGFAGTRAQVTEKQAIAPDFLMLAPTLTTGIHRQAERQRQVQAVIRACHDLGCHAIATGVQAEDELRVCRELGCLYGEGTVFGQPARARTCVNRSEDSLNDTSLHR
- a CDS encoding MG2 domain-containing protein, with translation MNRTSLLLALLALSLSSLLAAAAFLEPIQQDRNMLDKLMREGNYQDALAGFRRRALDPQTSPGEVANDLRQAIACLEQLGRVDEIDALREQAIQVHAQNWRLLQAAADSYLNVVHQGFLVAGRFERGQKRGGGQAVSATARDRLRALQLMVQALPLVKEEPDTAAAAEFFFAFAQGLLDARNAGEAWRLQYLTDLSQLPDYEPGWYYGSPTRGAPVQSDGQPLYYHVPGSFDAAENDGQRWRWALARAAELAPARRNDARWALAGFCQSQFGVQTLTQQGPWPARGANDDAQSRGSTYALDSLAETETIARLATGIRRFTLPDEFNYLKIYQQIVAEPTAGKAENALTALAEEFENRRQYPRAAEYWHQLIQNFGAGTAGVRTKRLTQITGNWGQFEGIATQPAGQGATIDFLFRNGRKVHFAAQQIDVEKLLADVKAYLRSNQPQLDWQKINVGDIGYRLVEQDQKQYVGKQVAAWDLDMEPRDRHFDKRITVKTPLTKAGAYLVTATMADGNTSRIVLWVADTAIVKKPMAGQTYYYVADAVTGQPLAGATLELFGYHMKQAGRNRPQVETSNTTYQTDATGQVLVDAPQNRADYSWLITAKAGSGRFAFLGFTNAWHGNYSDQQYNATKVFTITDRPVYRPAQTAKYKFWIRQAQYDADGSSFAGQKFKVQIVNPRGDKLVEREVTADEYGGIDGEYPLPLDAMLGVYQLLIENHGGGSFRVEEYKKPEFEVTVDAPKTPVMLGDKITATVKARYYFGAPVTHAKVRYKVLRTSYTERWFPVGAWDWLYGTGYGWYASDYAWYPGWREWGCRRPVASWWPVRNQPPEIVAEAEVPVGPDGTVSIDIDTTLAKELHGDADQEYQITAEVVDESRRTIVGSGRVLVARRPFQVVAWVDRGFYRAGDTIQASFSAHTLDRQPVQGAGKLTLYKITYDAARKPIETAVQDWNLDTDDQGHAAQKLAAAAAGQYRLSYQVTDAAEHTIEGGYLFTVRGQGFTGAGFRFNHLELVADARAYQPGGKVRLLINVDKADATVLLFLRPSNGSYLAPKVIRLSGKSTVEEFAVAQKDMPNFFVEAVTVADGQLYTETREIVVPPESRVLNVAVEPSAADYKPGQEAEVRFKLTDFLGQPFVGSTVVAVYDKSVEYIAGGSNVQNIKEFFWKWRRSHYPTSESSLQWNGHNLVKSGQPVMQNLGIFGRGVADEQIDKDGDQANEDYDRTTLSEGGLAGSRLMRASPMMLSAAPAPTSEPLVHYRQGDFGADEKTQSLASALVEPTVRSNFADTAFWAGAITTAADGTATVRFKMPENLTTWKVKVWGLGSGTRVGQGDAEVVTRKNLLVRMQAPRFFVETDEVVLSANVHNYLSTSKSVQVALDLDGPVLSPLDDLVRTVTIEAGGEQRVDWRVRVAGEGQAVVRMKALTDEESDAVEMRFPAYVHGMFKTESFAGAIRPDDSLGKFTIRVPDKRRVEQSRLEIRYSPTLAGALVDALPYMVDYPYGCTEQTLNRFLPTVVAQRVLVDMKLNLADIREKRTNLNAQEIGAPAQRAGGGHRFERNPVFDEQEVRRMVADGVQALAEMQVSDGGWGWFSGWGERSWPHTTATVVHGLQVAQAAGAVVPPEMLARGLAWLTQYQDEQLRLLGRAPSKKTPYKEKADNVDTLVYMVLVDGGIASDPMQDALYRDRTELAIYAKALLGLALDKLGQHERLAMILRNIEQYVVQDDENQTAYLRLPEGNAWWNWYGSDVEAMAYYLKLLVRTSPQADVTARLAKYLLNNRKHGTYWNSTRDTALCVAALAEFWRASGESAPDMTIELWIDGLKRKEVSITAENLFTFDASLVLEREGVESGEHTIELRKRGRGPLYYNAYLTNFTLEDPIAAAGLEIKVERHYYKLVPADKNVKVAGPQGQAIDQRVEKLERREILDLASLTSGDCVEIELVIDSKNDYEYLLFEDMKPAGFEPEEVRSGYSAGGLGAYTELRDNRVAFFVRSLARGKHSVSYRMRAETPGRFSALPARGSGMYAPELKTNSAEFKVIVVD